The Zygosaccharomyces rouxii strain CBS732 chromosome G complete sequence genome contains a region encoding:
- the THR1 gene encoding homoserine kinase (highly similar to uniprot|P17423 Saccharomyces cerevisiae YHR025W THR1 homoserine kinase), producing MVRSFSIKVPASSANIGPGYDVLGIGLSLFLELEVSIDPKAAKDTNDDPNNCKLSYTENSAGFETVPLKSDANLITRTALYVLRCNDIRNFPSGTKIKVHNPIPLGRGLGSSGAAVVAGVLLGNEVGQLGFTKSRMLDYCLMIERHPDNITAAMMGGFCGSFLRDLTPQEVERREIPLAEVLPEPSGGEDTGLVPPLPPTDIGRHVKYNWNPKIKCIAIIPRFELSTADSRGVLPKAYTTQDVVFNLQRLAVLTTALTLDPPSAPLIYPAMQDRVHQPYRKTLVPGLTEILSSLTPSTFPGLLGICLSGAGPTILALATENFEDIAQEIINRFAKKNVECSWKLLELAYEGATVEHL from the coding sequence ATGGTCCGTAGTTTTAGCATCAAAGTCCCCGCATCCTCTGCCAACATTGGTCCAGGTTACGACGTCTTAGGTATTGGACTATCGCTATTCTTGGAATTAGAAGTTAGTATAGATCCAAAGGCAGCAAAAGATACCAACgatgatccaaataattgTAAATTGAGCTATACTGAAAACAGTGCTGGTTTTGAAACCGTCCCTTTGAAAAGTGACGCAAATTTAATCACTAGAACTGCACTATACGTTTTGCGTTGTAATGATATCAGAAATTTCCCATCAGGTACAAAGATAAAAGTTCACAATCCAATCCCATTAGGTCGTGGATTAGGTTCTTCAGGTGCCGCCGTAGTGGCAGGTGTTCTACTCGGTAACGAAGTTGGTCAATTGGGATTTACCAAAAGTAGAATGTTAGATTACTGTCTGATGATTGAGCGTCATCCTGACAATATCACAGCTGCCATGATGGGTGGATTCTGCGGATCATTCCTACGTGATTTAACTCCTCAAGAGGTggaaagaagagaaattcCACTAGCAGAAGTTCTGCCCGAACCAAGCGGTGGCGAAGATACCGGCCTAGtaccaccactaccaccaaCCGACATTGGCAGACACGTTAAATACAACTGGAATCCCAAGATTAAATGCATTGCAATTATACCCAGATTCGAATTATCTACAGCAGACTCAAGAGGCGTTCTACCAAAGGCTTACACTACCCAGGATGTGGTTTTCAACTTACAAAGGTTGGCCGTTCTCACAACTGCATTGACTCTGGATCCACCAAGTGCTCCTTTAATCTACCCTGCAATGCAAGATAGAGTACACCAACCTTACAGAAAAACTTTGGTTCCGGGTCTTACTGAGATCTTGTCAAGTTTGACTCCATCTACTTTCCCTGGATTGTTAGGTATCTGTCTTTCAGGTGCTGGTCCAACCATCTTGGCTCTAGCGACTGAAAATTTCGAAGATATTGCTCAAGAGATTATCAACAGATTTGCCAAGAAGAATGTCGAATGTTCATGGAAATTGTTAGAGTTGGCCTATGAAGGTGCCACTGTAGAACATTTGTAG